In the genome of Gallus gallus isolate bGalGal1 chromosome 21, bGalGal1.mat.broiler.GRCg7b, whole genome shotgun sequence, one region contains:
- the CASP9 gene encoding LOW QUALITY PROTEIN: caspase-9 (The sequence of the model RefSeq protein was modified relative to this genomic sequence to represent the inferred CDS: inserted 3 bases in 2 codons; deleted 2 bases in 2 codons): MAGTGPGPGLNLAATTSGAPARRHHSDASASGRGTWIAMEEAQRSALRRGRVRLVEGLRWAAGRGRGSRSYRPGDRALCPLSSMTGPEHRHPKEQARQLVIDLETRGKQAFPIFLSILRDTGHGDLADMLDEGCGSPMSPPVDLRPVQLELPGDRRDKSVSTAERLSIPVQPESERFRMPPAPAQGSAVDKSXTTDWCTSCEQXPCGHCLIFNNVSFSRDSDLSTRAGSDIDCEKLEKRFRSLCFHVRTLRNLKAQEIDVELRKLARLDHSALDCCLVVILSHGCQTSHIQFPGGIYGTDGKIIPIERIVNYFNGSQCPSLRGKPKLFFIQACGGEQKDQGFEVDCESPQDETCRRSIESDAIPFQAPSGNEDEPDAVASLPTPGDILVSYSTFPGFVSWRDKVSGSWYVETLDSVLEHYARSEDLLTMLLRVSDIVSTKGRYKQIPGCFNFLRKKFFFLCK; the protein is encoded by the exons ATGGCGGGcaccggccccggccccggcctcAACCTCGCAGCCACCACTTCCGGCGCGCCCGCCCGCCGTCACCATAGCGACGCTTCCGCTTCCGGTCGCGGGACGTGGATTGCCATGGAGGAGGCGCAGCGGAGCGCTCTGCGGCGCGGCCGGGTGCGGCTGGTGGAGGGGCTGCG GTGGGCTGCGGGGCGTGGCCGGGGGTCCCGG TCCTATCGGCCCGGCGATAGGGCGTTGTGCCCCCTCAGCTCCATGACAggccctg agcaccGGCACCCGAAG GAGCAAGCACGACAGCTGGTTATTGACCTGGAGACCCGTGGGAAGCAGGCCTTCCCAATATTCCTCTCCATCCTGAGGGACACCGGGCACGGTGACCTGGCTGACATGCTGGATGAGGGCTGCGGAAGCCCGATGTCCCCACCTGTGGACCTGAGGCctgtgcagctggagctgcctggAGATAGGCGTGACAAAA GTGTGAGCACTGCGGAACGCTTGTCCATCCCAGTCCAACCTGAGAGTGAGCGATTTCGGATGCCTCCGGCACCAGCCCAGG GTTCAGCTGTTGACAAGAG GACCACAGACTG GTGTACCAGCTGCGAGC ACCCTTGTGGGCACTGCCTGATCTTCAACAATGTCAGCTTCAGCAGAGACTCTGATCTGTCGACTCGAGCTGGCTCTGACATAGACTGTGAGAAGCTGGAGAAGCGTTTCAGGTCCCTGTGCTTCCACGTCCGGACCCTGCGGAACCTCAAAGCTCAG GAAATTGATGTGGAGCTGCGGAAGCTGGCGCGGCTCGACCACAGTGCCCTGGACTGCTGCCTCGTGGTCATCCTCTCCCATGGTTGCCAG ACAAGCCATATTCAGTTTCCCGGAGGGATTTATGGAACAGATGGCAAAATCATTCCAATCGAAAGGATTGTGAACTATTTCAATGGGTCCCAGTGCCCGAGTTTGAGAGGAAAACCCAAACTCTTCTTCATCCAGGCCTGTGGAGGAG AACAAAAGGACCAAGGATTTGAGGTGGATTGTGAATCACCCCAAGATGAAACTTGCCGACGTTCCATAGAGTCGGATGCGATTCCTTTCCAGGCTCCATCAGGGAATGAGGACGAGCCAGACGCCGTCGCCAGTTTGCCCACTCCTGGTGACATCTTGGTGTCCTATTCAACTTTTCCAG GTTTTGTGTCCTGGAGGGACAAGGTGAGTGGCTCGTGGTACGTGGAAACCTTGGACAGCGTACTGGAACATTACGCCCGTTCTGAAGACCTGCTAACCATGCTACTTCGG GTGTCAGACATCGTATCCACCAAGGGGAGGTACAAGCAGATCCCGGGCTGTTTCAACTTCCTACGTAAAAAATTCTTCTTCCTGTGCAAGTGA
- the CTRC gene encoding chymotrypsin-C precursor, which yields MLGAVCLAILLGYAYGCGQPAVPPLLGARVVGGEDARAHSWPWQISLQYSRDGAWRHTCGGTLISPSWVLTAAHCISSSLTYRVVLGEHNLAVEDDGAVVAEVEKIVVHEKWNSFLIVNDIALIKLTEPVQESDTIQAACLPPSGLELENDYPCEITGWGRLWTNGPLAEVLQQALLPVVDYATCSQSDWWGGLVRTSMVCAGGDGVVSGCNGDSGGPLSCQRNGLWEVHGIVSFGSSWGCNTAKKPTVFTRVSAYIDWINEKISEN from the exons ATGCTGGGGGCCGTGTGTCTCGCCATCCTGCTGGGCTATG CCTATGGATGTGGGCAGCCAGCGGTGCCACCGCTGTTAGGCGCTCGCGTGGTGGGCGGTGAGGACGCCCGTGCTCACAGCTGGCCATGGCAG ATCTCACTGCAGTACAGCCGCGATGGTGCCTGGAGGCACACCTGTGGAGGAACCCTCATTTCCCCCAGCTGGGTGCTGACGGCCGCACACTGCATCAG CTCCTCCCTGACGTACCGCGTGGTGCTGGGCGAGCACAACCTGGCAGTGGAGGACGACGGCGCGGTGGTGGCTGAGGTGGAGAAGATCGTTGTGCACGAGAAGTGGAACTCCTTCCTCATCGT CAATGACATTGCTTTGATCAAGTTGACGGAACCAGTGCAGGAGAGTGACACCATccaggctgcctgcctgccgcCCAGCgggctggagctggagaatGACTACCCTTGCGAGATCACTGGCTGGGGACGCCTCTGGA CCAACGGGCCGCTGGCGGAGGTCCTGCAGCAGGCCCTGCTGCCCGTGGTGGACTACGCAACGTGCTCACAGAGCGACTGGTGGGGCGGCCTGGTGAGGACCTCCATGGTCTGCGCTGGTGGTGACGGTGTCGTCTCAGGATGCAAC GGGGATTCGGGTGGTCCCCTGAGCTGCCAACGCAATGGCCTCTGGGAGGTGCACGGCATCGTCAGCTTCGGCTCCTCCTGGGGCTGCAACACAGCCAAGAAACCAACAGTCTTCACGCGGGTGTCCGCCTACATCGATTGGATCAACGAG AAAATCAGTGAGAACTGA